A genomic stretch from Acropora palmata chromosome 13, jaAcrPala1.3, whole genome shotgun sequence includes:
- the LOC141864290 gene encoding volume-regulated anion channel subunit LRRC8A-like produces MVLEGPQFEGSKLVTTWWDLVDHYLLAAMFAVSVASVGLQATQDRLICIPVVNCSDLARKASVVRGWSEQSRMSDICNRSQSFVVLTTMSDRRQYDYVDNECYEQMDGFSARYSLIFLVETLILLAISNFWLKCPDCVNALAHCERLISEFITDEFSAADEESPLLEPSEKEQREKLKKQREFTKKLRIFRACYSQKTTKFNLSSLTWQYRLRGVVGLIATIVALLVNTIYYFLSTGWTQCHLDGLASFSATHRFFQCTRSMGTYFHAGSTSFICLLSLHLIFVSWTILWSVTGERRGPTYELFYHFGGILAFEGDAAFLFHFILHSNYFRLARYAYEDKQQRKQKGEPGEGE; encoded by the coding sequence ATGGTTTTGGAAGGGCCACAGTTTGAAGGGTCGAAATTGGTGACAACCTGGTGGGATCTCGTCGATCATTACCTTCTAGCTGCTATGTTTGCAGTTTCGGTGGCATCGGTTGGCTTACAGGCCACCCAAGACCGTCTGATATGCATTCCCGTTGTTAATTGCTCAGACCTCGCAAGGAAAGCCTCAGTTGTGCGTGGGTGGAGTGAACAAAGCAGAATGTCAGACATTTGCAATCGATCTCAATCCTTTGTAGTCCTGACAACGATGTCTGACCGAAGGCAGTACGATTACGTTGACAACGAATGTTACGAACAGATGGATGGGTTTTCAGCACGTTATTCGTTAATTTTCCTTGTCGAGACTTTAATTTTACTGGCCATTTCTAATTTCTGGCTGAAGTGTCCAGACTGTGTAAATGCTCTGGCTCACTGTGAACGTCTGATTTCGGAATTCATCACGGACGAATTTTCAGCTGCAGATGAAGAGAGTCCTTTATTAGAACCAAGTGAAAAAGAACaacgtgaaaaattaaagaagcAACGAGAATTTACTAAAAAATTGCGAATATTTCGAGCTTGCTACAGCCAAAAGACTACCAAATTCAATCTCAGTTCCTTGACATGGCAGTATAGATTGCGAGGTGTGGTGGGTTTAATCGCTACAATTGTTGCGTTACTTGTTAATACAATTTACTATTTCCTCAGTACTGGGTGGACTCAGTGTCATCTAGACGGTCTTGCTTCCTTTTCCGCAACGCACAGGTTTTTCCAATGCACTCGTTCTATGGGAACGTACTTTCATGCAGGTTCAACTTCATTTATTTGTCTCCTTTCTTTGCACTTGATTTTTGTTTCGTGGACTATTTTGTGGTCTGTTACTGGTGAACGGCGCGGACCAACATATGAATTGttttatcactttggaggaaTTCTTGCATTTGAAGGAGATGCAgcgtttttgtttcattttatacTTCATTCGAATTATTTTCGCCTCGCCAGATACGCGTATGAAGATAAGCAACagcgaaaacaaaaaggcgAACCGGGAGAGGGTGAATAG